DNA sequence from the Salmo trutta chromosome 28, fSalTru1.1, whole genome shotgun sequence genome:
TACCTTGCTCCGATTCATGATTCCATCCAGGGATCTTTTGGGTTGGGAGTTCCCTGCCCACTCTGAGGACGTACCGATCCTCTGCTGTGTGGATGTAGTCTGGCTGTTGCTCTGACTCTGCATGCAGGGGGCACTGTTCTGATCAACTGCAATTGCCCAAAAATTACAATGTCAGTTTAGTACTACACAGAGTAGATACATTACCttgattgacacacacacagagtagtgTACATATTTTTAAATTATGTCTGGAGGATTAACATTTTGACAGTAGCCTAGTCCTAGGAGCACTATCATGGTGAGGATGATGGTGGAGGCGGTGGTGATGAAGAGGCATGTGCTCACCTTCTTGAGTGACCAGGAAGAAGGATTCTGGGGTTCTCTCAGGTAGAGGGGGAGTCAGATTCTCTGAGCCTTCACAATAAAAACCACCACAAGTCAGtgaggttctacatggaacccaaaagggttctacctggaaccaaatgggttctacctgcaaccaaaaatggttgttcaaagggttttcctatgggggtagccaaagaacccttttaggttctagataataAAAAACATTCCAAGAGTGTATAGAAAAATAACATTGCAAACATAAAATGGGTGTCACTTTTTCTTACCtggaggtgagagagaaggggccAGAGGatagggaggtggagggggaggaggaaggtttACTGATGaacagggagcaggaacagaatATCTAACCGGGGGAGGCAATGTAACGGGTTGTGGCACTGTAACTGGGAGTGATACTGTAACTGGGAGTGATACTGTAACTGGGGGTGATACTGTAACTGGGGGTGATACTGTATCCTGGGGTGACACTGTAAAGACAAAAAAGGCCAAAAGGACTGGGATAAACATCTGCACATGACATTCTCTACATTTTATCATACTGATTGTTTTGTGTGACAAATACCTGAGAGTGTTGTAATTTTTACTTTCAAGCTTTTGCTCCTCGTCGAAGATATCGTATCCACCAGAGCAGGAGTGTCCACTGAACGTCCAggccactctctctcttctgactTCTGGACAACCATCTCCACGGGGACTGAGAGGGATGGGAAGACAGTAGTGCTCCTACCGGCATTATTGGCCAACACAAAGGACTCTGGCGTTCTCTCTGGCAGTGGGGGGATAGGCGAGGGAGGATTCCCTTTGGGAGAAAATAAGGTAgagaaaatgttttatatttgaatCCTTATGAAGAAGAGCTTATGAAGAGTATTATGAGTGCCTTCAAAGGCCCTCCACTCACCGTTCCCCCTGAGGGCTTCTGCTGCAACATTAGGAGGGAGGATGACCCCTAACCTCTCAGGTTTAGAGATGTTATCAGGATGCTCTAAAGGGCACAGAAAGAGATTtagtgacatatatatatatatacacacagtaccttaggaaagtactcagaccccttgactttttctacattttgttacgttacagccttattctaacatggattaaataaataataatcctcagcaatttacacacaatacctcataatgacaaagccagaaaaacagaaataccttatttacataagtagtcagaccttttgctatgaggcccgcttggagtttggcaaaaggcacctaaagactctccgaccatgagaaacaagattctctggtctgatgaaaccaagattgaactcattggcctgaatggcaagcaGGACTTTTTGGAGGAAACCAAATGGTGAAGCATgttgatggcagcatcatgctgtggggatgtttttcagcggcagggactgggagactagtaaggattgaggcaaagatgaacggagcaaagtacaaagagattcttgatgaaaacctgctccagagcgctcaggacctcagactggggcaaagattcacattcccacaggacaacgaccctaagcacacagccaagacaaagcaggagtggcttctggacaatttctaaaattattttttgctttgtcattatggggtattgtgtgtagattgatgaggaaaaaaacaaattacatctattttagaatagataaatgtggaaaaaggcaaggtgtctgaatactttccgaaggcactgaatttccctccaaatacacctctgctgttttcaacaaagatctcagcgatcactgcctcattgcctgcatccgtaatgggtctgcggtcaaacaaccaaccctcctcactgtcaaacgctccctaaaacacttcagtgagcaggcctttctaatcgacctggcccaggtatcctggaaggatattgacctcatcccgccagtagaggatgcctggtcattctttaaaagttccttcctcaccatcttaaataaacaagcccctttcaaaaaatgtagaaccaggaacagatatagcccttggttctctccagacctgactgcccttgaccagcacaaaacatcctgtggcgttctgcattagcatcgaataccCCAGTGACAATCAACGTTTCAGgtaagttaggaaccaatatacacaggcagttaggaaagctaaggctagctttttcaagctgaaatttgcatcctgtattACAAAATCAAAAAAGTTataggacactgtaaagtccatggagaataagaacacctcccagctgcccactgctctgaggctaggaaacactgtcaccaccgataaatccactgtaaatgagaatttcaataagcatttttctacggctggccatgctttccacctggctacccatacccctgtcaacagccctgcactccccacagcaactcgcccaagcctcccccatttctccttcacccaaatccagatagctgatgttctgaaagagctgcaaaatctggacccctacaaatcagctgggctagacaatctggaccttctctttctaaaatgatctgccaaaattgttgcaacccctatcaccagcctgttcaacctctctttcgtatcgtctgagattcccaaagattggaaagctgccgcggtcatccccctcttcaaagtgggagacactctagacccaaactgctacagacctatatctatcctaccctgcttttctaaggtcttcgaaagccaagttaacaaacagatcaccgaccatttcgaatcccaccgtaccttctccgctatgcaatctggtttccgagctggtcatgggtgcacttcagccacgctcaaggtcctaaacgacatcataacccccatcgataagagacattactgtgcagccgtcttcatcgacctggccaaggttttcgactctgtcaatcaccacattcttattggcagactcaacagcctttgtTTCTCAAATGTTTGCCTTGCCTGGCTCACCAACTActtttctgatagagttcagtgtgtcaaatcggagggcctgttgtccagacctctggcagtgtctatggggtgccacagggttgaattctcgggccgactctcatcaatgatgtcgctcttgctactggtgattctctgatccacctctacgcagatgacacaattctgtatacttcctgcccttctttggacactgtgttaactaacctccagacgagcttcaatgccatgcaactctccttccgtggcctccaactgctcttatatgcaagtaaaactaaatgcatgctattcaaccgatcgctgcccacacctacccacccgtccagcatcactactctggacggttctgacgtagaatatgtggacaactacaaatacctaggtgtctggttagactgtaaactctccttccagactcacattaagcatctccaatccaaaattaaatctagaatcggcttcctattttgcaaaacaaagcatccttcactcatgctgccaaacataccctcgtaaaactgaccatcctaccaatcctcgacttctgcgatgtcatttataaaatagcctccaacactctactcaacaaattggatgcagtctatcacagtgccatctgttttgtcaccaaagccccatatactacccaccactgcaacctgcatgctctcgttgattggccctcgctacatattcatcgccaaacccactggatccaggtcatctataagtctttgctaggtaaagccccgccttatctcagctcactggtcaccataacaacacccaccagtggcacgcgctccagcaggtatatttcactggtcatccccaaagcaaacttttcctttggccgcctttccttccagttctctgctgccattgactggaacgaactgcaaaaatcactgaagctggagactcatatctccctcaatagctttaagcaccagctgtcagagcagctcacagatcactgcacatgtacatagcccatctgtaaatagcccatccaactacctcatccccatactgtatttatttatttatcttgctcctttgcaccccagtatctctacttgcagtcatcttctgcacatctaccattccagtgattaattgctatattgtaattacttcgccaccatggcctatttattgccttacctcccttaacttacctcatttgcacacattgtatatagactttttttcttttttctactgtattattgattgtatgtttgtttattccatgtgtaactctgtgttgttgtatgtgtcaatctgctgtgctttatcttggccaggtcgcagttgtaaatgagaacttgttctcaactagcctacctggttaaataaaggtgaaattaatatatatatacagtaccagtcaaaactttggacacacctagtcattcaaggttGTTTCTTTTTGTATgatcttctacattgtagaaaaatagtgaagacatcaaaactctgaaataacacatggaatcattaagtaaccaaaaaacaaaacaaaatgatattatatatttgagattcttcaaagtagccaccgtttgccttgatgacaattttgcacactcttggcattctcttttccttcactctgcagtccaactcatcacaaaccatctcaattgggttgaggtcgggtgattgtggaggccaggtcatctgatgcagcactccatcactatccttcttggtcaaatagcccttacacagcctggaggtgtgttgggtcattgtgctgttgaaaaacaaatgatagtcccactaagcccaaaacaAATGGGagggtgtattgctgcagaatgctgtggtagtcatgctggttaagtgtgccttgaattctaaataaatcacagacagtgtcaccagcaaagcacccccacaccatcacacctcctcctccatgcttcacggtggaaaccacacatgcagaaatcatctgttcacctactctgcttctcacaaaaaaacggcggttggaaccaagtccataatatggacttggtcttttaccaaatagggctgccttctgtataccacccctaccttgtcacaaaacaactgattggctcaaacgcattaaggaaagaaattccacaaattaagttttaacttggcacacctgttaattgaaatgcattccaggtgactacctcacctGGAATgcacccgagtggcgcagcggtctaaggcactgcatctcagtgcaagaggcatcactacagtccctggtttgaatacaggctgtatcacatccggctgtgattgggagtcccatagggcagcgcacaattggcccagcatcgtccaggtttggccggggtaggccgtcatcgtaaatacGATTTTGTTCTTAagcgacttgcctagttaaataaaggttaaataaaaataaaaaatgtaatgaagctggttgagagaatgccgagagaatgtcaagagtgtgcaaagctgtcatcaaagcaaagggtggctcctttgaagaatctcaaatataaaatatattttcatttgtggtgtccaaacttttgactcgtactatatatatatatatatatatatatatatatatatatatatatatatatatatatatatatatagtatgagagagagagagagagagagagagagagagagagagagagagagagagaggatataccGGATTATCATGCTTTAAAGCCAGCTAAGCACTCTCAAATTCTTCATTGATCTAAAAGATTAAGCATACAGCAACACAACATTCACCTGTTCCAGCAGCCAGTACATATGATTCAGGGGTTCTCTCAGGTAATGGAGGTGGACTGTCTTCATCCGAGAAAGCTACAAGCGCACCTGGGGCAGCGTTTGTGATGACAAGGGCTGACAGTTCCATCGACTGGTCGTTAAGAGTCATACTTGAACCATTGAAACAGGGGTTCTCTGTCAACTTGCTCAGTGGAGCCAGCTCCTCCTCATTATCAGCCCCTCTGGGAGCCTCAGCAGCCAGGGGTGAGGTCATTGAAGAGTCAGGTAAAAAGTAGAGGTCCTCCACAGTGAGACAGAGGGGGTTGGAGATGGAAACCGCAGAGAGCACTGGTGGTACCAGTCGGGtgatctctccatcactctccaccTTCTTTTGCTCCATGGCTCTCTGACAGAATTCCTGAGTCCTGAGTGCCTGAGAGGTTATGATGGGGATGCTGAGACTGGGCTCTTGTCTCAGGTCCTGGCTGGTGGGCAATGTATCGGGCTTTGTCGGTAGTAGGTATGGTGGTCTCTGGTTCATGGGCATGCTATTAGTCTGTGTCTGTAGGGGTTGTGGTTTCTGGTTAATAGTCTGTGTTGGTAGGGAGTCTGGTCTCTGCTGttccctctgcctgtccctggctCTCAGGTCATTGAGGATGACTGAGGGGGAGCATGTAGCCGCGTCAGACAGTGGGTCACCATCATGCACCGCTGCTGAGGCAGAGAAGGCAACTGGTAAGACGTGATTTGATATCCTATCAGGCTCCTCCCTATCTGGGTGCCTGCAACACAATATTAGTTATTTAGCCATTTTATTGAAGAGGCCAGTGGAggcatttctctctctgtgtgagaaaGTGTATTGGTTATTATGACATATTTTTCTATAGAGATATGCATCAAGGTTTGAAGCAACGCACCGTGAAAAAAAGCTTTCATTGTCAGATCTATGGTTGTTCTGTTCTGTACCTGTGCTCTGTCTGTGGTTCCATTTGATGCTGTGGCTCAGGTTCTGGTTCCTGTTCAGTTTCAGACACCTCGCTGAGGTCAGAGAGCTCACTGTCACTGGCTGTAGGGGGTGAGGGGGCCGCTGGCACCTAAACAGTTCAACAGAatcacacacttactcattcaccctctgagaaAGTATTTACATACGACACAGATCACTGGCCTTAGTTTATGTGCCTGTGTCGCTCTGTTCCAGTGCCTGTTGCTACCACATCACCAAACAGCCAGTGGTTCCCCTAGCcagagtctctgtgtgtgtttgagattaCACAACAGTCGCACTGCGCAAAATCattgatctacaaatcaccttgcatcccaaataactactcattatgtGATCAATATTAGTGATTCTGCACCTCATCTTGATATAACTGTTCCCCGTCAAAACATGCTGTCTGTCTCACCTCCTCTGTGCAGGAAGGCTGTGCTGGTGCCATGGACTGCAGATACTTCTCAAACAGGAACTTGATGGTTCTGTACACCAGCTCGTACTGTTCCTGTAGTCACACACAAAACCAGTTACTTTAGTGATAGATCCCATATCAGTTGCCCTGGCCTGTTGCAAGAGAACTGTCCTGCAATCCAGGAAATgtaaaacgtgtagtgtatttgagacttaataaaggcttctgaagtttggaGTTGCCACCTTAAAATGTCAAAATTGATTGGTGCTAGACGATGGTGAGATACAGCTTTGTGATAAAAATGTCTCAGGTAGAGGCCTGTCAcacagtgtgtatgtactgtatgtactgtacaaaacattaggaacacctgctctttccatgagagactgaccagatgaatccaggtgaaagctataatctcTATAATCCCACCTCAACGTCaactcaatcagtgtagatgaagtggaggacaCAGtctcaatcacctgacctcaacccaaatgatagggtttgggatgagttggcctgcagagtgaaggaaaagcagccagtgctcagctggttgagagaatgccacgagtgtgcaaagctgtcatcaagacaaagggtggagAATctcatttaacacttttttggttactacatgattccatatgtattatttcataggtttaacgtcttcattattattctacaatgtagaaaatagtaaaaaatataaagaaaaacccttgaatgagtaggtgtgtccaaacgttttactggtactgtaagtattcacaccgttTTGCTATGACACTGATGAGTTCTAAACTTTAAATATTGTTAACTATCATGTATCCTATTTAAATACTGAGTGCCATAGTCTAGTTTGTACACCAGAAGTTAATaggtatctgtaggaggaatgtatTGAGTAAAGGAAGGGCAATCACATGTGGCAGCCACTGATTAGGGTGGATAGATGTGGTTTAATGAGGAAGGGGGccaaggtcaggtcaggtcacattaagggagaaaGAACAGTTTATGGCCCACATCACTTAatttcctgcctagcaataaagatgTAACGTTTAGAGAGAAGGAGGACATCACCCAAATTTGGGTATATATACTACCGCTGGTGGAAATATGTCttatgcagctgtatgacccaatgggtgaataaacttggtttaagctttacTAATCGTCCGTGAGTTTTACTAGGTTAATTTAGACCCTAACAGCACTAAATTATGTTCatgtgcatccaatttccttttgTCGTCACCAAAacttgtttggacatgatttagaaagtaacacacctgtctatataaggtcccacagttgacagtgcatgtcaaagcagaaactataccatgaagtccaaggaactgtttGTTGATCTCCGAGAATTGTGATGAGgtatatatctggggaagggtataaaactatTTCTAGGGTGTTGAAAGCTTCCAacagcacagtggtctccatcattgggaaattgaaaaaaaatggaactacccagactatGCCTATATTTGTCTGTCCGACCAAACGAAGCAACCGGGAAAgtaggaccttggtcagggaggtgaccaagaacccaatgactactctgacagaactacagagttccttggctgagatgggagaacctgccagaaggacaagtctctacagcacttcaccaatctgggctttatgggagagtggccagatggaagccactcaagagaaaaaggctcatgacagcgtgcctgaagtttgcaaaaaggcatgtgAAAGACTAAGAGCATAAGGCATAAGATGCTgcggtctgatgagacaaaaatgtaattctttggcctgaatgcatagcccatctaacaccatctctaccgtgaagcatggtggtggtagcatcatgctatggggatgcttttcagcggcaggaacttggagactggtaaggatagagggaacaatgaatggagccaaatgcAGGAAAAttcttgatgagaacctgcttcagagtgcaaacaacaggacaatgacccaaagcgtacagccaaagcaacactggaatgacttcagaacaagaatgtgaaagtccttgagtggcccagccaaagcccagacttgaatctcaTTGACAATCTGTGGAAAGagttgaagattgctgttcaccgctgctccccatctaacttgacagagcttgaggaaatTTGCAAGGAAGAATATGAGAAAATCCAAAAatacagatgtgcaaagctgatacagacatacccaacaTGACTCAAAGCTATAatcaccgccaaaggtgcttctacaaagtactgactcaggggtgtgaatacttataatTTAACCAAACATTTTTAagacgttttcactttgtcattatggtgtattgtgtgaaTATGTGTGAGAACAtttttgatttaatccattttgaattcaggctacaaaatgtggaataaatcaagaggcatgaatactttctgaaggcactttaccTTGGTCTGAACCACAGAAGGCCTCTGTGTTCGCATGTCCTGAACCAGGTCATAGATGCTGAAGTCTTCTTTGAGCCGCTGGAAATAAACACAAAGGCACTCAATGACGATCAGTAaggtgactgtacatacatacagttacaGATACGGTAGCTTTTAGTAGAGCACAACATAGATACAGTAGTCTTTGGTCCTCTGCTCACACTCGGGTTCGGAGGAGATGGTACAGTACAGGTACAGTTCTCACCTGTGTTTTCACAAGGTTCCAGGTGTAGTCGATGGCACACAGTGCTCCTGTTCTTCCACAGCCAGCACTGCAGGGACAAACAGGTAGAACAGGGTCAACATAAAATACAGTACGCTAATTAAGAAGAACAAACAATTACATTATAGAAATACAAACTCTCCTTTCACTTAGCATGCTCCTGGCCCACACTAAGAGACAGAAACAGTaatatatagacactatatatatacaaaattatATATATCAAATTactggattcagctatttcagctacacccattgctgacaggtgttcaAAATCGAGCAtacagctatgcaatctccatagacatccatttcaataagcatttttctacggctggccatgctctccacctggctacccctacaccggccaacagctctgcaccccctgcagcaactcgcccaagcccccccccccccaaaaaaaaatctggacccctacaaatcagctgggctagacaatctggattctctctttctaaaatgatccgcagaaattgttgcaacccctattactagcatgttcaacctttctttcgtatcgtctgagatccccaaagattggaaagctgctgtggtcatccccctcttcaaagggggagacactctagacccaaactgttatatatccatcctgccctgcctttctaaaatcttcgatagccaagtaaacaaacagatcaccaaccatttgaatcccaccatatcttctccactatgcaatccggtttccgagctggtcatgggtgcacctcagccacgctcaaggtcctaaacgatatcataaccgccatcgataaaagacagtactgtgcagccgtcttcattgacctgtccaaggccttcgactctgtcaatcactgcattcttatcggaaGACTCAATAGTCTTtctttctcaaatgattgcctcgcctggttcaccaactacttctcagatagaggtcagtgtgtcaaatcggagggcctgttgtccggacctctggcagtctctatggggatgccacagggttcaattctcgggccgactcttttatctgtatatatcaatgatgtcactcttgctgctggtgattccctgatccacctctatgcagacgacaccattctgtatacatctggcccttctttggacactgtgttaacaaacctctaaacgagcttcaatgccatacaactccccttccgtggcctccaactgcttttaaatgctagtaaaactaaatgcatgctcttcaaccgattgctgcccgcaccttcccgcccgactagcatcactactctggacggttctgacttagaatttgtggacaactacaaatacctaggtgtctggtaagactgtaaactcttcttccagactcacattaagcatctccaatccaaaattaaatctagaaacggcttcctatttcacaacaaagcctccttcactcatgctgccaaacataccctcgtaaaactgagtatcctaccgatccttgactttggcgatgtaatttacaaaataggctccaacactctactcagaaaactggatgtagtctatcacagtgccatctgttttgtcaccaaatccccatatactacccaccactgcaacctgtatgctctcgttgattggccctcgctacatattcgtcgccaaacccactggatccaggtcatctataagtctttgctaggtaaagccccgccttatctcagctcactggtcaccatagcaacacccaccagttgcacgcgctccagcaggtatatttcactggtcatccccaaagcgaactcttcctttggccgcctttccttccagttctctgctgccattgactggaacaaattgcaaaaatcattgaagctggagacttatatctccctctctaactttaagcatcagctgtcagagcagcttaccgatcactgtacctgtacacagccaatctgtaaatagcacacctcatccctatattgttatttatctttttgctcttttgcaccccagtgcacatcatcatctgcacatctatcattccagtgttaatgctaaattgtaattatttcacctctatggcctatttattgccttacctccctaatcttctacatttgcacacaatctacatagatttttctattgtgttattgactgtatgtttgtttatgtgtaactctgtgttgttgtttttgtcacactgctttgctttatcttggccaggtcgcagttgtaaatgagaacttgttctcaactggcctacctggttgaaTAATGGTGAAAcaaattttttataaaaaataatagacaaaaattggcagtagaatggcgttactaaagagctcagtgactttcaacgtggcacagtcataggatgccacctttccaacaagtccgttCTTCAAAttgctgccctgctagagctgccctggtcaactgtaagtgctgttattgtgaagtggaaacgtctaagagaAACAACGACTCAGGTAGGCCATACCAACTCACAGaatggttgcaacactcactatcgagttccaaactgcctctggatgcaacgtcaccatggccgagcagccacacacaggcctttgatca
Encoded proteins:
- the ptpn22 gene encoding tyrosine-protein phosphatase non-receptor type 22 isoform X1, whose protein sequence is MCSPSSPAMEQQAWILRGFLAQVESKEAEEEEAESGLTGEFSRIKLQSIKYRTDKTYPTKVAEKQENVKKNRYKDIVPFDHSRVKLSLTTSKNDNDYINASFIKGVSGARAYIATQGPLPHTVLDFWRMLWEYNIEVIVMACREYEMGRKKCERYWPEKQEEPFVCDPFIIYCDSEESKGDYVSRNLRVTYRNWCRTLRQLHYINWPDHGVPDTIPPILELLQEMRSYQAHGDVPICIHCSAGCGRTGALCAIDYTWNLVKTQRLKEDFSIYDLVQDMRTQRPSVVQTKEQYELVYRTIKFLFEKYLQSMAPAQPSCTEEVPAAPSPPTASDSELSDLSEVSETEQEPEPEPQHQMEPQTEHRHPDREEPDRISNHVLPVAFSASAAVHDGDPLSDAATCSPSVILNDLRARDRQREQQRPDSLPTQTINQKPQPLQTQTNSMPMNQRPPYLLPTKPDTLPTSQDLRQEPSLSIPIITSQALRTQEFCQRAMEQKKVESDGEITRLVPPVLSAVSISNPLCLTVEDLYFLPDSSMTSPLAAEAPRGADNEEELAPLSKLTENPCFNGSSMTLNDQSMELSALVITNAAPGALVAFSDEDSPPPLPERTPESYVLAAGTEHPDNISKPERLGVILPPNVAAEALRGNGNPPSPIPPLPERTPESFVLANNAGRSTTVFPSLSVPVEMVVQKSEEREWPGRSVDTPALVDTISSTRSKSLKVKITTLSVSPQDTVSPPVTVSPPVTVSLPVTVSLPVTVPQPVTLPPPVRYSVPAPCSSVNLPPPPPPPYPLAPSLSPPGSENLTPPLPERTPESFFLVTQEVDQNSAPCMQSQSNSQTTSTQQRIGTSSEWAGNSQPKRSLDGIMNRSKSVHAKSSLQEPLTTVPLVAQAVVAMTVGGSCELQHTESRPAITSINSHQLNTGPSEMRLQQPVYNITSTSTGTTEDKSDKNSGKALSTTKSLKIFKQKPKTAPPPVPTHSGPSPPYGTSASSSVFTFGFGTRFGKPKGPRSYPETWV
- the ptpn22 gene encoding tyrosine-protein phosphatase non-receptor type 22 isoform X2; translated protein: MCSPSSPAMEQQAWILRGFLAQVESKEAEEEEAESGLTGEFSRIKLQSIKYRTDKTYPTKVAEKQENVKKNRYKDIVPFDHSRVKLSLTTSKNDNDYINASFIKGVSGARAYIATQGPLPHTVLDFWRMLWEYNIEVIVMACREYEMGRKKCERYWPEKQEEPFVCDPFIIYCDSEESKGDYVSRNLRVTYRNWCRTLRQLHYINWPDHGVPDTIPPILELLQEMRSYQAHGDVPICIHCSAGCGRTGALCAIDYTWNLVKTQRLKEDFSIYDLVQDMRTQRPSVVQTKEQYELVYRTIKFLFEKYLQSMAPAQPSCTEEVPAAPSPPTASDSELSDLSEVSETEQEPEPEPQHQMEPQTEHRHPDREEPDRISNHVLPVAFSASAAVHDGDPLSDAATCSPSVILNDLRARDRQREQQRPDSLPTQTINQKPQPLQTQTNSMPMNQRPPYLLPTKPDTLPTSQDLRQEPSLSIPIITSQALRTQEFCQRAMEQKKVESDGEITRLVPPVLSAVSISNPLCLTVEDLYFLPDSSMTSPLAAEAPRGADNEEELAPLSKLTENPCFNGSSMTLNDQSMELSALVITNAAPGALVAFSDEDSPPPLPERTPESYVLAAGTEHPDNISKPERLGVILPPNVAAEALRGNGNPPSPIPPLPERTPESFVLANNAGRSTTVFPSLSVPVEMVVQKSEEREWPGRSVDTPALVDTISSTRSKSLKVKITTLSVSPQDTVSPPVTVSPPVTVSLPVTVSLPVTVPQPVTLPPPVRYSVPAPCSSVNLPPPPPPPYPLAPSLSPPGSENLTPPLPERTPESFFLVTQEVDQNSAPCMQSQSNSQTTSTQQRIGTSSEWAGNSQPKRSLDGIMNRSKSVHAKSSLQEPLTTVPLVAQAVVAMTVGGSSEMRLQQPVYNITSTSTGTTEDKSDKNSGKALSTTKSLKIFKQKPKTAPPPVPTHSGPSPPYGTSASSSVFTFGFGTRFGKPKGPRSYPETWV